From the Anoplolepis gracilipes chromosome 15, ASM4749672v1, whole genome shotgun sequence genome, the window aataaaaatctatagcACACTGACGCTTCAATTCATATCATAATTGATCGATATCATAAATCAAAACAAAATAGCGAGCTTTATTATaagttagatatatattatattccttTATAGCAGATCATATGTTTATTTCTCAAATGTACACGGTGTCGAGAAACTaatcttttgaaataaaactttttttgtttataactttttaaaaaataacaaacgaCAGCTGAAACTTTTTGAAGGTTACTCAGAGTGAtgatcttgacaacatatgtcaaggtcaaaaTCATTGAAGCATTTTCCCCTAAACAAAAGttttagcaaaaaaattataccttTTCACTGGTTCCTGCTTTATAAACTTCCATAAGAGTAGTTAAAATATCAACTTTAAGTTCAATGTCGTtagaatatgatatataatgtttaaacatTATTCGCAATTGTTGAGGAGCACCGTCGATGAGTACAAGTCGCCCTTTATAATTCATAGACTCCAATTTTCTTGCTAACTCAATTGCGAAAATAGACCCGAAAGAATATCCTACTATTACAAAATCTTTTCCATCTTTCAATCTTGACGATACGtgctgcaaaaatattaaaataatacagcaAATTTAAGTCTAcggttttaacaaaaaatacataatacacactttctcaattaataaaacataaaattacagttcaacaaaattttaacatttaaatcgatcttataatattttatagatttttttttatgctgaATCAGACCGCAGAATTATTCTAGCGTGTCACAATTATGAGAAAAACAATAGAACTATTAAGAAGatgtttgataatatttaaaattctataactTATAaagtaaacataatttataaacctATTACAAAAatggttaataattatactttaacataaaatctaaaaaatacaacagaatacatataaagtaaCTTTAAAGTAACTTTAAAGAAACGTTCACATATCTCATAAACAAtgcatttagaaaaaaatatttcaaataaacaaaagttataaaacTCATTTAATAACAGACAAAGTTATATTAACATGCTAGAACAATTTTACGGCCGAATTTAAATtcagcataaaaaaatttaataaaaataataagtttaattcAGGTTACGCGATACCTCCAAAAGATAACTTGTCGTCTCCGATATTATGTTTGTAGCCTCAATATTGTTTGTGCTACATTGTAGGGATGTTACAGAAAATTTAACACTCGATAGTAAGTGTTTAAATACAGTTCCACAGCCATTGATTCCTGGTATAAGAAATacttaaacaatattttctttttttttagtcgaaagatttaaacaaatttctgTTATGAAATCCTCGTCCCTTACAATaccgaataattttttaacgttatCTGGTTTCGTTATTTCGATTGACTGTTCAGCTTGCGCATTATCGTTGTTTGCGCTGGACATAGCAACTAATTTTGCAAAAGTCAAGTTTCGTATCTCTTGTGCAGTAAGAAAGATATCATATTCTCGTTCCATGGTTTGCTTGATTTCCACAACCATCACAGAGTCTGCTGCAAACGCAGCCAGAGATTTACTTTGacttatcatatttacgtCTTTTATATCTGatggtataaaattaaaatgtgtgtaaataatttattatattttatgcaaaagttgaacattataataatgatgataTAAGCAATACAAGCAACCGAGTCTGCGcatgtgtaaatatttacttagaaTATTGGCGACTGCTTCTACCATATTGTTAAGTCCGGAAGATTCAACTTTCTTCTCAGCAACGATCATGCTGCTTACGACTGGCCAGCtttgaagcaaaaaaaataacgagttTGTCGAGACAGCTGGATATATTTTGCTGTAAAGTACCATCGATAATAAGTTCTTTGTCTTCTTCTTGTATGTCTGCGACAAGTCCCACGTCACCTACAGCTTCCCATTGAATTGCCAATCCGGGTAATCCATCCATTACCCTTTTTTCACATACTCTCTCCATGACGGAATTGGCCATAGCATAATTAGTTTGTCCAGCATTTCCTCTGCCGCAAGAAACGGAAGAGAACATTACAAAGTGTTGTAGTTTAGAACACATCTTTCTGGATAACTTATCCAAAATTTGCGCCGCCCAGGCTTTCGATTTGAAGGATTCCGCAATCGTATCCGTGGTTTGATTCTCCAGAATGTGATCTTTTAGCACCACAGCGAGATTGAATATCGCATCCACCGGTGCTATTCTTTCAGCAGTTTGCAAGAGATGTTCACAATCGTTACGATTAGAGACATCAATATTTGTAACAATGAGTATGTTTACACCGTACAACTTCCACAATTGAACTCTTATGCGCTGATAACCATTTTTTATTCCAGTTCGCGATATCAAAACGACATTTTTAGCTCCTCGTAATATCAGCCAATCAGTTAATTCCAATCCGAAACCGCCAAGACCTCCTAATATAATGTAACTTCTGTCGCTAAGACAGTAATAGCGATGATGTGTCATAACAAGTTTATTCAATGATTGATCTTcctcttgaatttttaaaattatctaaaagaatatttatatattatagaggttccgaaattattatagtatttcaaatttttttgtttataagtttttttatgcattttgttataaaatatatatttgttacaaatacTATGaattaagttatattattaacatacttTTCCTATATGTTTCCCACTTGTCATATATCTAAAAGCCGTCTTGACTTCTgactttcgaaaaatttttatcggaaGTGGTttgatttttccatttttcaaaCCGCTAGACATCATTTTAAACACCAGAGGTTTATGTTTGTGTGATTTGACAAACATATTGTCTAATAAAATACCGTGAAAACTAATTCCTTTTTGaaacagatttatatttagaggATTGTTAGAAATAAGATCAAACTTTCCAATCTCTAGGAAACGACCTTTTCGTGCTAGACAACGAACGGAtgcgattaatttttcttccgcCAATGAATTTAACACGATGTCCACACCGCGATTGTTTGTTTGCTTCATTATCATTTGTTCGAAACTCGTATCTCGAGATTTTCCAATGTGGTCATCCATAATAATTGGAAAcgttttcttaataaattatcgtttTTCAATTGTACCCACGGTAGTGAATACCTCGCATCCCTCGCTAAGAGCCAAGTGGATAGCTGCTTGTCCAATGCCTCCAGTACCGGAatgtataagtattttatcaCCCTTTTTCATCTttccaataatatataaggCGAAGTAACACGTACTGTAAACGCATGGCACTGTAGCCGCCTCTTCTAATGTCCTTGTATCAGGTATGTCCCAACATAAacctttatcttttataacgACGTTTGCTATACATCTTGAAAAAGCAATGTTAGTcaatgatattttacataatgatttttaatgacatatttacttattatcaCGAAGTCCCATTACGCGACGTCCACTGGTATCGAATCCTACGTATTCAAATCCAAGACATGTAGGCTGAAATCTTTCTTGCGACATTGCCATTGAAAATGAATTTAGTTTGCCGGTAGCTAACATTACGTCTTTAGAATTAATAGAAGAATAGACCACACGTACCAAATCTTCGAAATGAGACTCAATAGATATATCGTTTTCTACccaatataatgtatttagatCACCactaatctataataatataaacattattttatatacaaacataataaacattatgtaAGGCATTTACatgaacatatttataaagtgcATGTTTCTTAcatcaaaataaagaaaaagattatagaaAGTTTGTCCAAGTATTTGTAAACACATATGTTAATTAACACAAAGTTGTACATCACAgaatacatagatatatacatacacacacacatacacacacatatatatatatatatatatatatatatatatatataatgtatatataggaaaaatggttattttaggaaaatagcgTTTGACTAGTTAAATGCTATTAGTCTGGTCAAATGACTTTCATTCCGTTTATTTGTGTTGAAATGCTATAATATATTCCTAGGAAAAGAGCACTTGTCTAAATACTATTtaggaaaatagaaataaaaattattttgtaaagcaaaaataatagatatttaaaaataaaaatttagtatgtttagaaatatatactactttatacatattactcCGATGTAAACAATACAGTAATACATAGacttgttttaaaatacataatatatattgtataaaaaataaaaacttcaacaatacaaattaataacaaaagatGAGGGTTTAGTCGGTTGAATTTCGgtctcttttaaattttaaaaaccaaTCGAAATCAATATCTTTCACTTAAAGTAACATAATTATAGTGATTAAAGTTTAAACGGAGATGTTTTGAAGTACCTATGCTGATATTCAAAATTGCATAGAAatcatacatgtataatgCGATAATATATTGAAGTATTCTCAAGAAAATCAGTGGAagagcataaaaaaaattatgattttaacaGTTTCTTTTCTGAGCTACACATACGATCTCTgctacacatacacacatacgcgcgcgcacgcacacttttacaaaaacatataaatgtgATGAATATTCATCGAAACTAACAATTTTTTGTGAATTCTAACAAATACTACTCAAGTATCGATCCAAATGAATGTCTAGCGATAGTTgctgaatgaaaaaaaacttcATTCTccggaattattttttacgctTTTCCACTAATTTTCTTAagaatactttaatatattatcgcattatacatatatgatttttatgcaCTTTTGGATACCAGTATGTCTCAAAACATCTCTGTTTAAACTGGAATCActaaaattatgtttcttttagtgaaagagaataatttcgattaattttatcaaaatttgaagGGGGTCGAAATCCGGCCAAATGGACCCtccttatataaaaatcgagTGACagtttacgaaaaatatgttttattgcaaaaattttctctttatgcttttttaaattaagatttttttgtttcatcaaTTAACTGATTAGAGGGAATAATGtccttgaaaaatatagaattttgacattttttaaaaatatatatttttttttttaagaacattACACAACAATAAATACTTTACTAGTATCTGCATTGAATAAGctcatatatatcattttgttcCCATAAGCTcacattgataataatatctacAGCATGTTTCTATAAACTTGCGACTTTTAGATTGGTTTTCAGtatattttagttaataatcttattaattttattaaactgaaATATTCTCATCTTtccaatatttttgttttagaaaataattcttatttctattttcctaAATAATGTTCAGACAAATGCTGTTCGCTTAAGAAAATAGCATTTGAAGACAAATAAACGAATGAAAGCCATTTGACCagtcaaaagctattttcctaaaataaccatttgcatataatgtacatattattgttcatataaataattgatatattatttaaagatttgaaAAGATCTGTATGTACCATTTGAGTGACGTAGGCAGTAGGTACAGATTTAACTTCTAGATCTGGTAATTCTAAATGCCTGTAAGAACCCCAGGTCTGATTAGAACGCAAAACATTAATAGTCATGTCTTTCTCCAATTGCTGTATATAAAAAGgattttgtaaagaaaatttaggAGCTTTTTGATCTTGAATAAGTACACTTCTGACAATTTCCCCGCCTGATTCTTTTCTCAAACAGTTAACGAGGCCTAACAAACCACAATCAAAGTCTCCCTGTCcaacaattataattctacTGTCTTTATCTAGTTGAGTCTCATCATTCACGAGTAACTTTAATTCTTCTAGCCAATTAAAGTTgtcattatttacataaacgaCAGTCCTTTTCTTTATCTGAACTTTTTTCTTCAGAAGCACAATCACTTCAGTCTTAGTTCGCTTTTCAAGAATAACATCTAATTCATATTGCCGTATGTACTTGTCGTAGTTAATTATGTTGCTCTTTTCGCGCGTCAATAGATAACCGCCTTCTTTTATGAATGGCAAAAGTCTTTCTAACGAGTTTTGTTGCTTCGTCAAGAGATTAAATCCGACAGCTATTAAggctttattatttatagatggTTTGTTTACGTCTGCGATTGCAACATTTTGTGGCAATTTTACAGGATTAAAACGATTTGATATTGTTACTAAAGTAATATTTGCTTGTATTTGcggcatattattaaaagtttcacTCAATAATAAACATGATAATTTTTCCAATGTTACATTATCGACATCTTCTACTAGTTCAATGGCTGTTACTTTAATGGTCTGATGATCTTCCAACACAAGTTGCGCCGATATTCGAATCGCTTCACTCATTGAAATTTTCGCGTGATCATAATGAGCTACAAATGTGTGTTTCTCGATAACGGgatcttgtattatttttggGCGAGAAATTGCGGTAGCGCTAACGCCTTGAATCTCTATTCCATCAGATATAAtcgcatttatttttctgtatatccGTACTAATAATTCTGTAATGAAACAACAACTGAAATAgcaatttctcaaaaaaattcttttacataatattaacgataatgcaataaaatataagaatttgcttttaatatattgtatattcaattttaaattattaaatttttaattttaaaattttatttgtcatattgtatattaaataattaaatttttaattcataaaaaatatacgtttataCTTCTTTGTCACCATTTCCCACAGCTTTGACATGTGAAGAGCAggataaattatcaatttttcaattctaGTAGGTACATATAAATCCCTAGTGTCGTatccaaatatatacaattgtaaCATAGAATCCATATATGTTACCCAATTATTTATCCAAGAGATATGTCCTTTGCTGCCTGAAATAGATGCACTTAATAATCCACGGAACCAGCCGCTATATTGGTAGCCACGTAATTTCAAGTCTTTGTAGATATCTCGAGCAGTCATGTGTTCTTCTTCGTCGTCATACTTTGGCAATAGATCTGTGGGAATCTTTTCTTGTTCTGGATTCGATACAGTATGCACTGTACCGATTACGACAACACTATCTTCTTcaataatttcgaattttccgCTATCTGTGatgtttttatattcgatattACACATCTAGTTACGAGATTATAACTTTAGCATTACTATTgtaaaataacttaataacTTTGTGAATACCTTGTATCGtaattgtcaattttataacattattcgATAAGTAAGTAGCatgaataaacattatatcttgaaatattattggcatagttgtgtatatttttccttCCATCATGCCTATGGTTTCCCAAACAAACGCGAGATATCCAGTTGcaggtaataaaatttttcctttgACTACGTGCCCGACCATATTCTCATAACTTTCGTCGTTGAGACTGATTTCAATGTGTCTTTCTCCAGATTGCATATGACTCTGTGATTGAAAGGTTGGGACAAACCAATCTTCAGAATGATCCCATCTATATCCCGACATTAAAAGCTTGtttgtgtatacatacatatgtgctTGTCGCTTGtccatatttatttgtttatatttagtttttcatttatgtcagcaaaatgtaaaaagattaattatgacACTATGTACTTTACCTGATAGATGGAGATATCATAGGAGTTCCTCGACTAACTGGAAATTCTACTGCCGGATATAAATTAGCGATCTTTGGTTGTAAGCCACAATTGTAGAGTTTTCCAATCCCTCGCAAAGTTACATCGATATTTTGTTCAGTCCGTTCAGTCAATACAATGTTCGTCACTTTTGGATGTAAGGATTCCTGCAAGATATGCTGCAGAACGCTATCCGGTGAAATTTCGATAGTCACTGCGTTGTTTGGAATTAAATTTGTTGCTTGTTCAAATAGTATggtatttaaaatactatatgtgTGATAATATGCTGAAGATAATGTCGCTGCCTCCTTCGACCATTCGATGTAAGGTACGGAGGTACTGATCCATCTTAGACTTCGTTTTTTTGGCTGTGTTATTACTTGATTCAAGTCAAATAAAAGATGATTTTTTATGGATGCGAGATAATGACTGTGATATGGTATATCACAGAAGATTTCTTCCACATTAATGTTGTTAATCTGACAAAACAAAGTTAATTACAGTAAAGaagtataaaacaaattaaatcttaGAGTTCAAATTTCAGAACAAAAAAGTAAAGTAAGGAGctcaatttgattaaaaattaaattaaaaacagtaCCTGTAATTGTTTGGTGAAGTTTTTTACAGATTCTGGAGGCCCACATACAATGTTGCTGTTTTGACTATTGTGGcatattatttcaatgtcCGCCggacacatattttttaaacgtttgtAATCAAGGTTTACAACTACCATAGAACTGTGAGTCTCATTTTTTTCGACACAGGCTACGCCAATAAAGTACGCCGATAAAATAGTTTGTTCAAGAGTAAGACATTTATCCGCATATGCACAACCTAATTCATCAGCAGAATGGCTAATCATGTAATCTGCAGTAATttctaaagatattataagatCTACTATGCCGATCTATAAAGTTATACAGagttagttttattattatatcattgaaaaaatgataatttgcgttgttaatatacatataaaatatatattcatataaagaaCCATGTCCAGTTTGGCTTCTGAGtgaagaattattattgataatatatgactACAAAAGTCATATATTAATCGATAAGGAGTTTTTATTCACACAGCATACAAAAATCCTACAAATATCTTTCaaggatattaataataaaaatcaataaaatgtctattttatgttcctgaaatatatatataatggattTCTGTAGTTAatccaaatataaaaataaatagacgTGGTTTAACCCCTGACTtgtctaaaaaataatgtccAGAAACGTCCTCTGAACGTCGAAtaaacgtaaattttaaataaataataataatacaaaaaagacgttattatttaactttaaattcaCACCTTATGGATGTAAattccaaataataaaatgacgaCAGACTTTGTCAATCGAGCTATTCCATCTGCTAAAAATTCAGGGTAcctaaaaaatttctttttaaactaaaattgtaACTTAAATGTCTACTTTCATTAGCAATGTGATTGTGTCTTTTTGAAAATCTAAAGTATGTGTatgcatatacgtatatgcatacacatatacacccACATAGGCACACATAGGCACGCAAGagattcattataaatatttgtactataattaatatacatcgaatataacattaacagtgtaatatatattttatgaatgttTCTAAAgcttataaactttaaaacacATGGTCTTTCTGAATATGAAATAGACATAAATCCGATATTGTGTAATGTCTGggcacgaaataaaaatttaaattgtccaATTAAAGTGTAGATGTAAACAAATCTAACAAGACCAATAGTACATgatcataataataaactttggACAGTCCTAGCAAGAGAttcattttacaatattgtacccataaaactttttattcctCCCTAGATACAATTCTCTCtacaattctaaaaatatttcgatgtTTTTCATCAGGGACCTTTTCATAAAAACTGggcatatttctttatatattcataatatttaaaatatttcacctGAATAGCAACAATGCTGACAAATGCATGTTAAGCATTTTTTGCATTCTTCGTCTTGCTTTGTTAAAATGTTCatgatattaacattatataactttaaaatatcgtcgcacttttttatatcatttgcaAAGacgtgaaattttaataaatcttgacctgataaaattttaatttagaaattatatcatgttattatttcaatgtacTATCATACGtgaaacgtaaaatatttattatttatacccATTCCTGGCCATTGCGCGTCTAAAGCAGAGAATATAAACCAAATAGGTCTTTTTACATTCTCATAATTTTGAATGTCTTTTATTGAACTTTGTTGCAAAGTGCCTTGCTTCAGTATAATATATCCTCTCCATGGATGACCATCTATATTGTCCGCATAAATATCGTGTAATAAACGAATATATTCGGCATCTATAGAATGATTAGCGAcctatgagaaaaataattttcttaaattttttgcaagtaatataatactttttaattattaaaaatattattgcttgAAATATCTACTAACATCATTCAAAAACGAATTTACTGATTCTTTTGTGCGTCCAGATAATATCACGAGTCTTGACAGGCCGTCGTTTGGTGctgcattattaattttctgtttggtattatattttagtaacaTATGAACATTGGATCCTTCGAAACCGAAAGAATTAATGCCTacgtaacaattttaaaatggcGTTGCCTCTGTAACCACTTGAATACTTCCATTTACCAGGGCGTCTATATCATTTCGTGGTGATGTATAATTGATGTTTGGTGGAATAAGACCAGTTTCGAATGCTATTATTACCTTAAAAAATCATTGGTATTAATTAGATACAtaacaataagtatttttgtattaatgtatctgcttaaaaatttatttatttatttatttaattaatggacATGACAAAGATCCTATCAATCTCTTAATATAGAAAAGAGCAATAGTAATCAACAAACGTAGACGGTgaagaaacaaattaataagattactttaaaatttaagtattttaataagagtATTTttagtttcatatatacgcgaAAGAACCTCCCACTAATCGTACGAGAAATCTATTCCAGTCAATTGAGctgaatgtttatatattgtttaaaaactttttgatcAAAAATCTTAATGGACCCGAGGTGGAAAAATGGACAGTTTTCGAGATACACAGTgtcaaatttcaataaaagcgCTTTATTCGggaattttatcatttgagTATATCCCTGTATAAAGAGTGCTGTCATGCGCTTTTCACCTATTTGACCCTCTACAATTCAATGGTAGTACTCGAGGGTAGGAGGTAGAACCATTATATATGATTCCCTGACTTTCTGacctttttaaaattcaaaatatataatcgtttAAAAAGTGTATTTTTGCATCGATTTTGACTAGAGGATTATTTTAGGTCACCGTGATCCCTCTTGGGGTTAAAATTGGCGAGAGTCATTCGCAATCGATGCAATTTCGTAGTCTGGAAATTAACTTTCAATTTGACCTGTAGGGAAGGAATGAAGGAACTCAGAGTATAGAAGGTTAGGGGGTCACATTTAAAGGTCCGGAGTACTATCATAAAATTGTAGAGGGTCAAATAAGTGAAAAGCGCACAACAGCACTTTTCATacagttaatgtgtgagccGTTCTCACGAGTGGGAAAGgcccgtgctacctcgccctttcaggcatacgccacatttttacatccactgtctatcggaaccgccccgagacgggcaatggaaaaatccagtagcgcctgctggttcgtgtgtgcaggatggacagtttggccacgacgaataagcccatccttccttccttagggTGACATAGACTCCGCCGGCTGGCATTCGCCACTATCCGACCCCGCTATCTTATCCGTCGCACCCACGGGGACCACGGGAAGGCCTGTCCATTTGCATCCCGACCTGGATGAACGCTTCTGACCCTGTCGGGCGAAGGGAATAGTGGGATAGATGGGCGTAATAAGGTAAATGGAGTCCTAATTTCCTctaacgcgacgcgaacgctgctcgagagcgtggttgtcccgagaagattacggggtcacacccccatacccgaaggctccgacctcttcggttgaacaacggacctatctaatatataatctacgaTTTACGATTCACGATTCGTATCCCTTCAGCCAGAGGGATTCTCGGCAAAAGTCGGTGAACACGGAAAGGGCCTCTGGGCTTGACACGAAGAAGCGTGCCACATCCGGCCATTGCCATTCACCTTCCGGTACGACGCTTCGCAGGatctctctctgcgcgtcaAAGAGGGGACATTCCAGCAAGAAGTGCTGAACTGAGTCAACTCTACCTCCGCAAATGCACACTTCACTTTCCACGAGACCTAGCAACGCGAGTCTTTCCCTAAAATCCCCGTGTCCAGTGAGGACCTGTGTGctccaatgatttatttctaaCAAACGCGCGGCTAGTCTATCTCGCACGTCCCTAAAGGAGGCGAACGTGGTACGACCCTTACTTGAAGAGTTCCATCGGGTCTGCCAAATATTTATCGCCTCATTTTTAATTCCTACGATCGCGGTTTTTCTTTCGGTTCCGGCGGGGATCTCAATATTACCGATCTTGGCGTCTTTTCCCGACCTAATATTATAACGCGCGGCGCCTTCGCGAAGAACTATATCTACAGGAGTCGCTCCTCCGACGACGCAAAGCGACTCCCACGAGGCCGTGCGGTATGCGCCagtcattgaaattaagaCTCGACGCTGCAAGGCTCTCAGAATTCTAATATCTCTCTCCGTACACAGGTCGGCCCACCCCGCAGCGGCATAAGCCACTGTCGGTGCGAACACGCCCCGGTAGATTGTGGAGAGTGTCCTAAAACGCAGGCCCCAATGGGCTCTCGCTACTCTACCTAACTTTTCGAACAGCGGCCCGACTTTGCTGTTTAAGTATTCGCAGTGCGATCTaacctttaaatttctatccaGGTAGACGCCAAGATACCTAACCGTTCGCTTAAACCCTATTTTTGTTtctccgattttaataattggcgGTCTATTCTCGAAGTCGACggttttcttatttgtttttcgCTTCCTATCCG encodes:
- the LOC140674304 gene encoding LOW QUALITY PROTEIN: fatty acid synthase-like (The sequence of the model RefSeq protein was modified relative to this genomic sequence to represent the inferred CDS: deleted 3 bases in 3 codons; substituted 3 bases at 3 genomic stop codons), yielding MVEETCRPCTSLDSGEEIVISGIAGRFPDSNNITQLRESLFNKVNLLRMDHGRWKEEHPDLPERMGTIRNVEKFDADFFNLSFEQAYTLDSMTRMLLEHTHEAIIDAGINPKQLRGKNTAVIIGTCFIESQKKFMYENPQVDGLGIVGCSKSIQANMLSRFLDLKGPSYTVDSACSSSLHAMAFGYHHIMSGQCDDAIIGTKNLCLNPIISLQYFRLGPLSSDGYCKPFDTAASGYSRIETVSVLYLQKAKNAKRIYATIKHIKLNSDGYKKQGITFSSMHIQSMLLTECYEECGVLPSSLDYFEAHGTATRAGDPEEINAIHKVLCKNRKTPLLIGSIKSNLGHGKSASGFAQITKVIIAFETGLIPPNINYTSPRNDIDALVNGSIQVVTEATPFXNCYVGINSFGFEGSNVHMLLKYNTKQKINNAAPNDGLSRLVILSGRTKESVNSFLNDVANHSIDAEYIRLLHDIYADNIDGHPWRGYIILKQGTLQQSSIKDIQNYENVKRPIWFIFSALDAQWPGMGQDLLKFHVFANDIKKCDDILKLYNVNIMNILTKQDEECKKCLHAFVSIVAIQIGIVDLIISLEITADYMISHSADELGCAYADKCLTLEQTILSAYFIGVACVEKNETHSSMVVVNLDYKRLKNMCPADIEIICHNSQNSNIVCGPPESVKNFTKQLQINNINVEEIFCDIPYHSHYLASIKNHLLFDLNQVITQPKKRSLRWISTSVPYIEWSKEAATLSSAYYHTYSILNTILFEQATNLIPNNAVTIEISPDSVLQHILQESLHPKVTNIVLTERTEQNIDVTLRGIGKLYNCGLQPKIANLYPAVEFPVSRGTPMISPSIRWDHSEDWFVPTFQSQSHMQSGERHIEISLNDESYENMVGHVVKGKILLPATGYLAFVWETIGMMEGKIYTTMPIIFQDIMFIHATYLSNNVIKLTITIQDSGKFEIIEEDSVVVIGTVHTVSNPEQEKIPTDLLPKYDDEEEHMTARDIYKDLKLRGYQYSGWFRGLLSASISGSKGHISWINNWVTYMDSMLQLYIFGYDTRDLYVPTRIEKLIIYPALHMSKLWEMVTKKYKQLLVRIYRKINAIISDGIEIQGVSATAISRPKIIQDPVIEKHTFVAHYDHAKISMSEAIRISAQLVLEDHQTIKVTAIELVEDVDNVTLEKLSCLLLSETFNNMPQIQANITLVTISNRFNPVKLPQNVAIADVNKPSINNKALIAVGFNLLTKQQNSLERLLPFIKEGGYLLTREKSNIINYDKYIRQYELDVILEKRTKTEVIVLLKKKVQIKKRTVVYVNNDNFNWLEELKLLVNDETQLDKDSRIIIVGQGDFDCGLLGLVNCLRKESGGEIVRSVLIQDQKAPKFSLQNPFYIQQLEKDMTINVLRSNQTWGSYRHLELPDLEVKSVPTAYVTQMISGDLNTLYWVENDISIESHFEDLVRVVYSSINSKDVMLATGKLNSFSMAMSQERFQPTCLGFEYVGFDTSGRRVMGLRDNKCIANVVIKDKGLCWDIPDTRTLEEAATVPCVYSTCYFALYIIGKMKKGDKILIHSGTGGIGQAAIHLALSEGCEVFTTVGTIEKRXFIKKTFPIIMDDHIGKSRDTSFEQMIMKQTNNRGVDIVLNSLAEEKLIASVRCLARKGRFLEIGKFDLISNNPLNINLFQKGISFHGILLDNMFVKSHKHKPLVFKMMSSGLKNGKIKPLPIKIFRKSEVKTAFRYMTSGKHIGKIILKIQEEDQSLNKLVMTHHRYYCLSDRSYIILGGLGGFGLELTDWLILRGAKNVVLISRTGIKNGYQRIRVQLWKLYGVNILIVTNIDVSNRNDCEHLLQTAERIAPVDAIFNLAVVLKDHILENQTTDTIAESFKSKAWAAQILDKLSRKMCSKLQHFVMFSSVSCGRGNAGQTNYAMANSVMERVCEKRVMDGLPGLAIQWEAVGDVGLVADIQEEDKELIIDGTLQQNISSCLDKLVIFLLQSWPVVSSMIVAEKKVESSGLNNMVEAVANILNIKDVNMISQSKSLAAFAADSVMVVEIKQTMEREYDIFLTAQEIRNLTFAKLVAMSSANNDNAQAEQSIEITKPDNVKKLFGIVRDEDFITEICLNLSTKKKENIVXVFLIPGINGCGTVFKHLLSSVKFSVTSLQCSTNNIEATNIISETTSYLLEHVSSRLKDGKDFVIVGYSFGSIFAIELARKLESMNYKGRLVLIDGAPQQLRIMFKHYISYSNDIELKVDILTTLMEVYKAGTSEKILMILKKCKTWEERFDIFAKYFLVINTSLSFKNLKTLCTIIYKHIVAIRQYDSSILPRIKSPITLLKASLLHVPDIEEDYGLHKITQSKVEVHYIEGDHITILRNESINCD